Proteins encoded within one genomic window of Bos indicus x Bos taurus breed Angus x Brahman F1 hybrid chromosome 18, Bos_hybrid_MaternalHap_v2.0, whole genome shotgun sequence:
- the CD3EAP gene encoding DNA-directed RNA polymerase I subunit RPA34 isoform X1 — MLSQVRTAPHLPRHPLSGAAVGFLSLPSISSSWAPRPASHLPGAARFSCPPNFTATPPASEHSRFSLEALTGPDTELWLIQAPVDFAPDCLNGRLVPLSGSQIVKGKLAGKRHRYRVLSSSGPRAGGEATLLAPSAEAGGGLTCALAPQGSLRIFESPQESLTGTLLQSIPASPPPQIPPGLRPRFCAFGGSPPVTGPGSVLALKSLASGKRKKKRHLPEASVPQEAVNEHGALEVDTALGSLELDVGKKEKKHQLKELEATEPLATEPVAEMLEPPGTLSPSTTRKRKKKPKESVEMVKPETGMPESKEKTVEELEFRVKREPLEETVLSPRKKRKKQKEPGEMEPVEGTTVESQLQVKTEPQEEAIPLPSSKKKKKEKRYKGMREPGMEVMEPEVKPLELTGEVMEPDLPPDVQAQSEAALGSPKKRRKKEKQQNVMMQPGTEVVEPQAEGMEPELPGAAEPQAALASTKKKKKERGHLATEPGTEMTNPQGEMMEPELPDEGQPEARADPASTKKRKKQGQKSQVPETAPQEEMPEPPLNPESGQVAPKGQERKRKKKPQQDPM, encoded by the exons ATGCTGTCACAGGTCCGTACAGCCCCTCACCTCCCCAGGCATCCTCTCTCGGGAGCCGCGGTCGGCTTCCTTTCCCTGCCCAGTATCTCTAGCAGCTGGGCCCCTCGCCCCGCCTCGCACCTGCCAG GTGCTGCTCGGTTTTCTTGTCCCCCCAACTTTACTGCGACGCCCCCAGCCTCAGAACACAGTCGTTTCTCTTTGGAGGCATTGACCGGCCCAGATACAGAGCTGTGGCTCATCCAGGCCCCTGTGGACTTCGCCCCAGACTG CCTCAATGGACGACTCGTGCCTCTCTCTGGCTCCCAGATTGTGAAGGGCAAGTTGGCAGGCAAGCGGCACCGCTACAGGGTTCTCAGCAGCAGTGGCCCCAGAGCTGGAGGAGAAGCAACCCTGCTGGCCCCCTCagcagaggcaggagggggaCTCACCTGTGCCCTGGCACCCCAGGGCAGCCTGAGGATCTTTGAGAGTCCCCAGGAATCCCTGACAGGGACTCTACTGCAGTCCATTCCTGCAAGTCCCCCACCACAGATCCCCCCTGGCCTGAGGCCTCGGTTCTGTGCCTTCGGAGGCAGCCCGCCGGTCACAGGGCCTGGGTCCGTCTTGGCCTTGAAGTCCCTGGCTtcagggaagaggaaaaagaagagacactTGCCAGAAGCCTCAGTTCCTCAGGAGGCAGTGAATGAGCATGGGGCCCTGGAGGTGGACACAGCTTTGGGGTCCCTGGAGCTGGAtgtggggaagaaggaaaaaaagcaccAGCTGAAAGAACTGGAGGCGACAGAGCCACTGGCAACAGAGCCCGTTGCTGAGATGCTGGAGCCTCCAGGAACACTGTCCCCATCCACcaccaggaagaggaaaaagaagcccAAAGAGTCTGTAGAAATGGTCAAGCCAGAAACAGGAATGCCAGAATCCAAAGAAAAGACGGTGGAGGAGCTAGAATTCAGGGTTAAAAGGGAGCCTCTGGAAGAGACAGTCCTGTCtcccagaaagaagaggaagaagcagaaggAGCCAGGAGAGATGGAGCCGGTGGAGGGGACGACAGTGGAGTCTCAGCTGCAGGTAAAGACGGAGCCACAGGAGGAAGCCATCCCACTGCCGtcctcaaagaagaagaaaaaggaaaagaggtaCAAAGGAATGAGGGAGCCAGGGATGGAGGTGATGGAGCCAGAGGTGAAGCCTCTGGAGCTCACAGGGGAGGTGATGGAGCCTGACCTGCCACCTGATGTGCAGGCACAGTCTGAGGCAGCTCTGGGATCCcccaaaaagagaaggaagaaagaaaaacagcaaaatgtgATGATGCAGCCAGGGACAGAGGTGGTGGAGCCACAGGCAGAGGGGATGGAGCCCGAGCTGCCAGGTGCTGCTGAGCCTCAGGCAGCTCTAGCATCcaccaagaagaagaagaaggaaagagggcaTCTAGCGACAGAGCCTGGGACTGAGATGACTAACCCCCAAGGCGAGATGATGGAGCCTGAGCTGCCAGATGAGGGGCAGCCTGAGGCTAGGGCAGATCCAGCATCCActaagaagaggaaaaagcaggGCCAAAAAAGCCAGGTGCCCGAGACAGCACCCCAGGAGGAGATGCCAGAGCCCCCGCTGAATCCCGAGTCTGGGCAGGTGGCTCCCAAGGGACAGGAGAGGAAGCGGAAGAAGAAGCCGCAGCAGGATCCCATGTAA
- the CD3EAP gene encoding DNA-directed RNA polymerase I subunit RPA34 isoform X2 has translation MAGTPSGSAARFSCPPNFTATPPASEHSRFSLEALTGPDTELWLIQAPVDFAPDCLNGRLVPLSGSQIVKGKLAGKRHRYRVLSSSGPRAGGEATLLAPSAEAGGGLTCALAPQGSLRIFESPQESLTGTLLQSIPASPPPQIPPGLRPRFCAFGGSPPVTGPGSVLALKSLASGKRKKKRHLPEASVPQEAVNEHGALEVDTALGSLELDVGKKEKKHQLKELEATEPLATEPVAEMLEPPGTLSPSTTRKRKKKPKESVEMVKPETGMPESKEKTVEELEFRVKREPLEETVLSPRKKRKKQKEPGEMEPVEGTTVESQLQVKTEPQEEAIPLPSSKKKKKEKRYKGMREPGMEVMEPEVKPLELTGEVMEPDLPPDVQAQSEAALGSPKKRRKKEKQQNVMMQPGTEVVEPQAEGMEPELPGAAEPQAALASTKKKKKERGHLATEPGTEMTNPQGEMMEPELPDEGQPEARADPASTKKRKKQGQKSQVPETAPQEEMPEPPLNPESGQVAPKGQERKRKKKPQQDPM, from the exons ATGGCGGGAACCCCGTCCGGCA GTGCTGCTCGGTTTTCTTGTCCCCCCAACTTTACTGCGACGCCCCCAGCCTCAGAACACAGTCGTTTCTCTTTGGAGGCATTGACCGGCCCAGATACAGAGCTGTGGCTCATCCAGGCCCCTGTGGACTTCGCCCCAGACTG CCTCAATGGACGACTCGTGCCTCTCTCTGGCTCCCAGATTGTGAAGGGCAAGTTGGCAGGCAAGCGGCACCGCTACAGGGTTCTCAGCAGCAGTGGCCCCAGAGCTGGAGGAGAAGCAACCCTGCTGGCCCCCTCagcagaggcaggagggggaCTCACCTGTGCCCTGGCACCCCAGGGCAGCCTGAGGATCTTTGAGAGTCCCCAGGAATCCCTGACAGGGACTCTACTGCAGTCCATTCCTGCAAGTCCCCCACCACAGATCCCCCCTGGCCTGAGGCCTCGGTTCTGTGCCTTCGGAGGCAGCCCGCCGGTCACAGGGCCTGGGTCCGTCTTGGCCTTGAAGTCCCTGGCTtcagggaagaggaaaaagaagagacactTGCCAGAAGCCTCAGTTCCTCAGGAGGCAGTGAATGAGCATGGGGCCCTGGAGGTGGACACAGCTTTGGGGTCCCTGGAGCTGGAtgtggggaagaaggaaaaaaagcaccAGCTGAAAGAACTGGAGGCGACAGAGCCACTGGCAACAGAGCCCGTTGCTGAGATGCTGGAGCCTCCAGGAACACTGTCCCCATCCACcaccaggaagaggaaaaagaagcccAAAGAGTCTGTAGAAATGGTCAAGCCAGAAACAGGAATGCCAGAATCCAAAGAAAAGACGGTGGAGGAGCTAGAATTCAGGGTTAAAAGGGAGCCTCTGGAAGAGACAGTCCTGTCtcccagaaagaagaggaagaagcagaaggAGCCAGGAGAGATGGAGCCGGTGGAGGGGACGACAGTGGAGTCTCAGCTGCAGGTAAAGACGGAGCCACAGGAGGAAGCCATCCCACTGCCGtcctcaaagaagaagaaaaaggaaaagaggtaCAAAGGAATGAGGGAGCCAGGGATGGAGGTGATGGAGCCAGAGGTGAAGCCTCTGGAGCTCACAGGGGAGGTGATGGAGCCTGACCTGCCACCTGATGTGCAGGCACAGTCTGAGGCAGCTCTGGGATCCcccaaaaagagaaggaagaaagaaaaacagcaaaatgtgATGATGCAGCCAGGGACAGAGGTGGTGGAGCCACAGGCAGAGGGGATGGAGCCCGAGCTGCCAGGTGCTGCTGAGCCTCAGGCAGCTCTAGCATCcaccaagaagaagaagaaggaaagagggcaTCTAGCGACAGAGCCTGGGACTGAGATGACTAACCCCCAAGGCGAGATGATGGAGCCTGAGCTGCCAGATGAGGGGCAGCCTGAGGCTAGGGCAGATCCAGCATCCActaagaagaggaaaaagcaggGCCAAAAAAGCCAGGTGCCCGAGACAGCACCCCAGGAGGAGATGCCAGAGCCCCCGCTGAATCCCGAGTCTGGGCAGGTGGCTCCCAAGGGACAGGAGAGGAAGCGGAAGAAGAAGCCGCAGCAGGATCCCATGTAA